In a genomic window of Pedobacter sp. KBS0701:
- a CDS encoding M61 family metallopeptidase, whose product MFNKKSILSLVLLLTCIMAAKAQVKIGFEVSFKEPQAHYAEVQMNISGLIKDYVDVKMPVWTPGSYLIREFEKSVEEFKATAAGKTVKVEKVKKNTWRIFSAKAAKIQINYRVYAFEISVRTPFIDESHAFLSPTGIFMHPDGMIKSPSTVKIIPFNTWSKVSTGLTPVAGEQFTYKATDFDILYDSPIEVGNQDIFEFTAAGVRHEVAMYGGGNYDKEKLKVDMAKIVEKETAVYGENPNKYYLFIVHNFLKGGGGLEHLNSTTLGATRNAYNTVEGYKGFLGLVAHEYHHLWNVKRLRPIALGPFDYDNENYTTNLWVAEGFTSYYENKYLHRAGFTDVSEFLKDLAGGVGTVLNTPGAKYQSAASSSYDAWIIGYRPNENSKNNSISYYNKGEVIGILMDLEIINATKGAKSLDDVMKAMYLQCKTLKRGYTDAEFKAMVEKIAGISFTNFWTKYVNGVDDVDYVKYFGYAGVDISTENATPGKPVTGASGQLTNDGLVITSTTRNSAAWISGLNVNDVVLSLDDSSLSDALSTVRLKSPMISLDAIPLVGKKNIGDLLKVMVKRDGLEKEISLTLKENPSVRLNVTVNENATPAQKAVLKKWTGV is encoded by the coding sequence ATGTTTAATAAAAAATCAATTTTAAGTTTAGTTTTACTACTAACGTGTATTATGGCAGCGAAGGCGCAGGTAAAAATAGGCTTTGAGGTTTCTTTTAAAGAGCCGCAAGCGCATTATGCAGAGGTGCAGATGAATATTTCCGGACTGATAAAAGATTATGTAGATGTAAAAATGCCGGTTTGGACCCCGGGTTCTTATTTGATCCGCGAGTTTGAAAAAAGTGTAGAAGAATTTAAGGCAACTGCAGCAGGTAAGACCGTAAAAGTTGAAAAAGTAAAGAAAAACACCTGGAGAATTTTTTCAGCCAAAGCGGCTAAAATCCAGATCAATTACCGTGTTTATGCATTTGAAATTTCGGTGCGTACACCATTTATAGACGAATCTCACGCTTTCTTATCCCCAACAGGGATTTTTATGCATCCTGACGGCATGATTAAATCGCCAAGTACAGTGAAAATTATTCCTTTTAATACTTGGAGCAAAGTTTCTACCGGATTAACCCCGGTTGCTGGCGAGCAGTTTACTTATAAGGCAACCGATTTTGATATTCTTTACGATAGCCCTATTGAAGTGGGTAACCAGGATATTTTCGAATTTACAGCCGCAGGTGTGCGCCATGAAGTGGCCATGTACGGTGGGGGTAATTATGATAAAGAAAAGCTAAAAGTAGATATGGCCAAAATTGTAGAAAAAGAAACTGCAGTTTATGGCGAAAACCCTAATAAATATTACCTTTTCATTGTCCATAATTTCTTAAAAGGTGGAGGTGGTTTAGAACACTTAAACTCTACCACTTTAGGTGCTACAAGAAATGCTTACAATACTGTTGAAGGATATAAAGGCTTTTTAGGTTTGGTTGCACACGAGTATCACCACTTATGGAATGTGAAACGTTTGCGCCCTATCGCTTTAGGTCCATTCGATTACGATAACGAAAATTACACCACCAATCTTTGGGTTGCCGAAGGTTTTACCTCTTATTACGAAAACAAATATTTGCACCGTGCCGGTTTTACTGACGTGAGCGAATTTTTGAAAGATTTAGCAGGTGGCGTAGGTACAGTTTTAAATACCCCGGGTGCCAAATACCAGTCGGCCGCTTCGTCTAGTTATGATGCATGGATTATAGGGTATCGCCCGAACGAGAACTCAAAGAATAATTCAATATCTTATTATAACAAAGGCGAAGTGATTGGAATTTTGATGGACCTCGAAATTATTAACGCGACCAAAGGTGCTAAAAGCTTAGATGATGTAATGAAAGCCATGTACCTGCAATGCAAAACATTAAAACGGGGTTACACCGATGCAGAGTTTAAAGCAATGGTAGAGAAAATAGCTGGAATTAGCTTTACCAATTTCTGGACAAAATATGTTAACGGGGTAGATGATGTAGATTATGTGAAATACTTCGGTTATGCGGGTGTAGATATATCGACCGAAAATGCAACACCAGGCAAACCGGTTACAGGTGCTTCTGGCCAGTTGACCAACGATGGTTTGGTGATTACTTCTACCACAAGAAATTCTGCAGCCTGGATTAGCGGGTTAAACGTAAATGATGTGGTACTCAGTTTAGATGATTCATCACTAAGTGATGCACTATCAACGGTAAGGTTAAAAAGCCCGATGATTTCTTTAGATGCAATCCCATTGGTAGGTAAAAAGAATATTGGTGATTTATTGAAAGTTATGGTTAAACGTGATGGATTAGAGAAGGAAATTTCTTTAACCCTGAAAGAGAATCCAAGTGTACGCTTAAATGTAACTGTTAACGAAAATGCAACTCCTGCACAAAAAGCAGTATTAAAAAAATGGACGGGTGTTTAA